The Oscillatoria salina IIICB1 genome segment AGTCTGCTACTTCCAGGTAATAAACAAGTAACAATTGCTGGGGCGGCTGCGATTGCGATTTTTCTGCTTTTGTTCTTAATTAATCGTCAATTATTCAACGATTATCGCCAAACAAGTAAACAAGCAGAAATAATTAAAAAAGCGGAACTATATGCTAATTTAATGGCTAGCGATAGTTCTCCGCAACAAACTTCAATAATTCGGGCGAGGGAAAAGGCTTTATCCTATTGTCAAGAGTTAATTCAGGATTACAAAAAAACGCGGCGAGATTCGCGGAATATTTATTATATTTCGCAAATTTCGACTGTAGTTTTATCGGGGGTAACGCCAATTTTGGTCTTAGTAGATAAACTCGAAGCTGGTATTGAATGGCTAAAATGGCTGCCAGTAATTTGTCCTGCATTGGCGGCAATTATTGCTAGTATTGTTACTTCTTTTCCTTTTCAAGAAACTTGGATTGCAGCGAATACAACTGTAGAATTGTTGGAAGCTGAACAAGAAAAATTCATTTTGGGTGTGTCGCAAGCTTATCGTTGTTACGATTTAGAAG includes the following:
- a CDS encoding DUF4231 domain-containing protein, translated to MTNSESTIATETSQLVTESLPSSTPKGWFYLKLIEYFFLAGFVYAVIYSLLLPGNKQVTIAGAAAIAIFLLLFLINRQLFNDYRQTSKQAEIIKKAELYANLMASDSSPQQTSIIRAREKALSYCQELIQDYKKTRRDSRNIYYISQISTVVLSGVTPILVLVDKLEAGIEWLKWLPVICPALAAIIASIVTSFPFQETWIAANTTVELLEAEQEKFILGVSQAYRCYDLEDETQRQKKAKQAIENFISQVNSIHLKQVQEAANNVQSGEENKESSESNPQKQPA